The genomic stretch AAACGAACACCACCGGGGTGTCGGGCTCTTGCGCTTGCAATGCAACGATCGCGGCAAGAATGTGGTTGTCGGCCATCGATGTGCCGAGCGACTCGCCGCCACCAAAACCTTTTGTTTGAAAACGCAGCACACCGCGCGCGTCACCGGACTTCAGCTGGATGCTGCCGGGCTGCTTGAGTTGCAGGCCCTTTTCAATTTGATCGGTGCCCTGCGCTTCAATCAACTCATTGATAAAGCGGCTGACTTGCCGCGCATTTCGGCTGGCTTCCGAGGTGCCTTTCTTGCCATTGTCCAGCTCTTCGATGACTTGCATCGTGAGATAAACATCGTGCTCCTCGAATTTAAACAAGGCGGTGGGGTCATGCATCAAAACGTTCGTGTCGAGTACGTAGATCCGCTTGCCTTGCGTCATGCGTGATTCCTTCAGTTGGAAAGTTGCTTAAGCGTGTTGAGTACGTCCTCAGCGTGCCCTTTGACCTTGACGGCATCCCAAGCGTGCACAAGCGTGTGTGCAGGGTCGATCAAGAAGGTGCTGCGAACGATGCCTTCATACTCACGGCCATAGTTCTTCTTCATTCGCCAAACGCCGAAGGCTTCGCACAGGTCGCCGTCGACGTCACTGATGAGGTCGAATGCGAAGCCCTGTTTTTGACAGAAATTGCTGTGCGACTTCACTGAATCGCGAGAGACGCCCAAGACCGTTGCGTTTGCTTTGGCAAATTTCGGCAGCAAGGCATTGAAATCGAGGCCTTCTGTCGTGCAACCCGGTGTGCTGTCCTTTGGATAGAAATAGAGGACGAGCCAGCGGCCAGCGTAGTCAGAGAGTTTTAAGGGTTCGCCGTCTTGATTGAGTAACGGCAAGTTCAATACTTTCTTTGGAACTGCTTTACCTGGAGTTAGCATGCTGTGCTCAGAACTTCATGGGATCCATGATCGCATCGAGATTCAAGCGATCTGAGAACTCGAGGAAATCATCGCGTAACGCAGCGATGTGCATATCGGCGGGTACACCGATGGTGAGTTGTGCAGTAAACATCTCGGCACCTGTTTGCATCGCCTTGTAGCGTGAGCTTTGCAGGTTTTCGACGGTAATGTTTTGTCGATCAAAGAAATCCGCCAGTTGATAGAGAATGCCTGGCTTGTCGGCCGCGACAACTTCCACAACGTACGGAATCAAGTTGGACTGGATGGGCTTGGGGCCGGTGCGATTCCAGTTCAAACGAATGCCTTCTTCTTCGCGCTCGAGGCGACCGAGAATGGCTTCCAATTTTGCGATCGCGTCCCAAGAGCCGGTCGCGAGCAAGGTCACGGAAACATCTCGGCCTACGGTTGCCAGTCGCGCATCCAGCAAGTTGCAGCCACTGTCATTGATGCGTCTGGAAACGGGCAACAAAGGAGAGAGCGGGTGCGTGGAATAGGCGTTGATGAGAAGGTGGTTCTCATGCGTGGTCTGGCGTGCAGCAAATTCATTCAATTGGGGTGCTTCCGGCGATGGAGTCATCGCATGTACCTGGGCGGGACGCCTTGTTCCAAGAATACTTGCCCCAAGTTTCCTGCGGCAAGTAACATCGTATGACTATCCCCATTTGGACCTGACGATGCAACTGCGTGGCGTGACTACGGCTTTGGCAACCCCTTTTGCGCCTTCTGGTGAGGTCGATCACGAGGCATGGGTACGACTGTTGCAAAGCCAATCTGCGGCAGGCGTGGCGGCGGTTGTGGTGGCAGGTTCGACGGGTGAAGCCAATGCCTTGAGTGATGCTGAATACGGCGCGCTGATCGAGCTGGCTGTGACACATGCGGGCGGCATGACGGTGATTGCGGGAACCGGCCTACCCAACACAGCAAAAACCATTCAGATGACACGTTTGGCGCGCTCGCATGGCGCGCAAGCAGCGCTGGTTGTTACGCCGCCTTATGTACGTCCGACGCAAGCCGGTTTGGTCGCGCACTTTCGAGCCGTTGCTGACGAGGGTGGGCTGCCGGTCATCTTGTACAACGTGCCCGGTCGCACCGGCGTCGATTTACAGCCGGAAACCGTCGCACAGCTCGTCGGTCATCCGAATATCGTCGGCATCAAAGAGGCTGTGGACACGGAATCACGGATGGCAGCTTTGCTTGCATTGAAGTCCGATCGCTTTGTTGTCTTGTCGGGGGATGATCCGACCGTTGCGCGGGCATGTTTGGCCGGCGCAGATGGTTTGGTCTCGGTTGGCAGCAATATCGCGCCGCGCAGTTTTGTCTACATGGTGGAAAAAGCCATGCAAGGCGACGCCGCGGCACGCACGATGAACGATCGACTTCGCGACGTACACGCGTTTCTGTCGGTTGAACCCAATCCGATACCCGTGAAGGCCTTGTTGTCGAAGTTCGGTTATGGTCACGGCTTGCGATTGCCATTGACGGAATTGTCCGCGGCGCACACACAGGCATTGGCAGACGTCGCCAAGCTTGTTGAATCGCTGGAATCCGACAGCCACTGAACTTCGATACCGAATTGAGAAACGCCCATATGCACGCCAATAAAGCCATTCGATTTACCGCAGTTGTTCTCGCCTCGAGCGTTCTGTTCACTTCGGGCTGCGGTTGGCTCAAGGGTAAAAAGAACGCCGATTACGCATTGCCGGCAGATCAGCGTCCGCTGGATATTCCGCCCGATCTTGATCGTCCCACGGCAGATGCCGCACTGAATGCACCCGCAGCGGGCAACAGCGTGACGCGTTCGTCGGTACAACAATCCATGGCTTCACCCGAATCCGGCGCAGGTTTCACCGTGTCGGGTACGCGCGATCAGATCTTTGAAAAAGTGGGTACGATCCTCGCCGCGACGCCGGGCGTCACAATTGCAAGCAAAGCCCAGCTGCTCGGCAGCTACGACGTTTCCTATGAAGGCTCAAACTTCTTGGTTCGCGTCAGTGACGTCACCAATGGCGCTTATGTCTCTGCCGTCGATCCGCGCGGTGTGCCAGCGCAAGGCGCTGCACCGGTCAAGCTCTTGAATGCGCTCAGGGCAGGTCTTCAGTAATCCACGCACGCAGTAGCAAAAAGGCGCCCTCAGGCGCCTTTTTGATTTTGTGGGTTTATTTTTCCAAGTACTTGAGCTTGTCTTTGACACCATCCCAATCTGCGGCATCCGGCGGTGCATCCTTACGCACAGCGATCACGGGCCAATCACGTGAGAGCTCCGCATTGAGCTTGATGTAGTGCTCTTGGCCGGCCGGCACGTCGTCCTCGGGGAAGATGGCTTGGGCCGGGCATTCGGGTTCACAGAGGGTGCAGTCGATGCATTCGTCCGGATCGATCACCAAAAAGTTGGGACCTTCGTGGAAGCAGTCCACCGGGCAAACTTCCACGCAATCGGTGTACTTGCATTTGATGCAATTGTCAGTCACTACGAAGGGCATTGCCGTCTTTCCAGTCTTATTTCATGGGTCGCAGAGCAAGTCGATGCGCGCCCCTGGTCGGTGAATTACCGACCCTTGCTAGTATATCAGCCAGTTGGCCGCGGATCGTGGCCTGTAAAGACCCCGACCAAGGACTGTCACCGTTTGAATCGGCAGGTAACCCTCATTCCGCGCGATCAACATCCGATCTCGCGAAAACAGATCAGTACAAGCGCATTACGTGTTCTGTACCGTCTACACGAGGAAGGCTACGCTGCCTTCCTGGTGGGCGGTGCTGTGCGAGATGCATTGGCAGGCATTGCGCCGAAAGATTTCGATATCGCCACAGACGCAACGCCCGAGCAAGTGCGCGGACTGTTTCGCAACTGTCGTTTGATTGGACGAAGGTTTCGTTTGGCGCATGTCGTGTTTGGGCGCGAGATTATCGAAGTCGCGACATTCCGCGGGCAATCCGACGATGGCACCGGCGATCGTCAGGTGCATCAAGATGGTCGCGTCATTCGCGACAACGTCTACGGGACGATCGAAGAAGATGCCGCCAGACGCGATTTCACTGCGAATGCGCTTTATTACAACATCGCGGATTTCTCGATCCACGATTACGTGGGCGGATTCGAAGATGTGCGCGCGCGACGTTTGCGTTTAATCGGCTCGCCCGATGATCGGTATCGAGAAGACCCCGTACGCATGCTGCGAGCCGCGCGCCTTGCCGCGAAATTGCAGTTCGACATCAGCCCTGAAACGGCTGAGCCCATTCCAAGACTGGCCAGCCTGCTCACGCAGGCGGCGCCGGCGCGACTCTTTGATGAATGCCTGAAGCTGTTCCTGTCTGGGCACGCCGTGCGCAGCTTTGAGGGCTTGGAGCGGATGGGCCTGCTGGCAGTTTTACTGCCCGACACTGCAAAGGCCTTGAAATCAAACTCAAACGGTAGCTTGAAGGCGATGCTGTTGCGCGGACTGGCGCAAACGGATGAACGCGTCGCCCGAGGCGACTCGGTGTCGCCGGCGTTCTTGTTCTCACTGTTGCTATGGCCGGCATGGTGCCGAACCAAGGCGCAACTGGAAGCCAATGGCATGCACGCGGCCGAAGCGCAGCAACGTGCTGCTGACAAGGTGACGTTGCAGCAAGTGCATCTCATTGCCATCCCGCGCCGATTCTCCATGCCGATGCAGGAAATCTGGCTGCTGCAATCGCGTTTTTCGCAGCGTAAACGTGTGGGCCGATTGGTGGCGCATCCGCGTTTTCGCGCCGCCTATGATTTTTTCAAACTGCGTGCCGATACCGGTGCGTCGCACGCCGAAGATGCAGCCTTCTGGGCGAGCCAAGTCGTCGAAACGCCGGGCGAGCAAGGTGAGACGAACTGGGATATCGCGGTGGATGACGCGCCGCCGCGCACACGAAAGCGTCGGCGTCGGTCCGGCCCGACGAGCTAATGCAGGACGTTTATGTGGGATTCGGCGGCAACCTGGGCGATGTTGCGGCCACCTTCGACGCGGCGCTGTCTGAGCTGTTGGCGGAGAGTGATGCGCGATTCATCTCGGGCTCTTTTTTATACCGCTCACCGCCTTGGGGCGGCGTCGCGCAGCCCGATTATCTAAACGCAGTGGTCCATCTGCAGAGTGCGCGCTCTGCTCAGTCGCTGCTTCAATTAATGTTGTCGATCGAAAAGCGCCATGGTCGCGATCGAAACACAGAAGTCCGTTGGGGTGCCCGCACCTTGGACCTGGATCTGCTGCTCTATGGCGACAGCGAGATCGACGAGGACCACTTGCAAGTACCACATCCGCGAGTGTTGGCGCGCGCATTTGTAGTCATTCCGTTGTTGGATATTGCAGACTCGCAGCTGCGCGTGAACGGCGTGACACTCCGTGATGCCGCAGAGACCCATTCGGGCGCGATAATAGAAAAGTTACCCAGGCAAATTCAGCCGGAGTCAAAACATGAAGCCGATTCAACAACGTGACTTGAAGGCTGTAACGGTACCGGCATTGATCGAGGCCAAACGCGAAGGGCGCAAGCTGGCCATGCTGACGGCCTACGACGCCGGGTTTGCACGCGTGATGGATGCGGCAGGCGTCGATTTGATATTGATTGGTGATTCCTTAGGCATGGTCGTGCAAGGGGAGGGCAACACCCTTTCTGTGACAGTCGATGACATCGCGTATCACACCGGCTGCGTTGCGCGCGCCGCGACACGCGCGTTGATCATTTCGGACCTGCCGTTTCAAGCGGATGCATCGGTCGAACGCGCGCTGGAAGCTTCAGTGAAGTTTTTGCAATCCGGTGCCGGCATGGTCAAGTTGGAAGGCGCAGGACACAAGTTGGAAGTCATCCAATATTTGTCAGAACGCGAGATTCCAGTGTGCGCCCATTTGGGCTTAACACCGCAGTCTGTGTTGCGCTTTGGTGGCTTCAAGATTCAAGGTCGCGGCGAAGCTGCGGCAGATAAGTTGTATCGAGAAGCATTGGAAGTTGAGGCGGCGGGCGCTTCATTGCTTGTGCTCGAAGGTGTCCCTGCGCCTGTTGCTGCACGCATCACCCAAGGCATTCGCATCCCAACGATTGGGATCGGTGCAGGCGCGCAATGCGACGGCCAAGTGTTAGTGCTGCACGACATGTTGGGATTAGACAGTGGCCACCGCCGTCCGCGATTCGTCAAAGACTTTCTTGCCGAGGGCGGTTCCGTTGCTGGCGCCATTGCAGCCTATTGCGATGCAGTGCGTAGCGGTGAATTTCCGACCGAAGCGCATACCTACGCGAGCTAATTCCAATGCAAACGTTTACTGAACTGTCTTCGCTCCGCAAAGGCCTGGCCACATGGCGCGAACGCGGTGCGACGATTGCCTTCGTGCCAACGATGGGGAACTTGCACGCAGGGCATTTCAGTTTGATCGCGCGCGCGCGTCAGTTGGCAGACCACGTGGTCGCCAGTGTGTTTGTAAACCCCACGCAATTCGGTCCTAACGAAGATTTCGACCAATACCCGCGAACACCCGACGAAGACGCCGCTGGATTGGCGAAGGCGGGATGTGACGCGCTTTGGTTGCCGAGTGTGGATGAGATGTATCCCTTCGGCATCGAGGCCACGGTCAAGGTTGCCGTGCCAGGTGTGACGCGCCTTTTGGATGGCGCGCATCGCCCGGGTCATTTCGATGGGGTTGCGACGGTGGTGTCGCGCCTGTTCAATCAGGTGCAACCTGATGTTGCGGTGTTTGGGCGCAAGGACTATCAGCAACTGGCGGTTATTCGCTACATGGTGACGGACATGGCGTTTCCGGTTGAGATTGTCGGCGCGCCGACATTCCGCGCCGACGATGGTCTGGCCTTGAGCTCACGCAATCAGTATCTGGACGCGGCCCAAAGAGCGAAGGCGCCAGCCCTATATGCGACGCTGCAGACGCTGGCGCGCGACGTGCAGGATGGCCGTGATATCGCGTCCGCTCAAGCTGCAGGCATTGCGCATTTGCGTAGCTTGGGTTTTGAGCCCGACTACTTGGCCGTGCATGACCGAACTTTGGGGTCGGCGAATAGCAACACCGATGAACTGGTCGTGCTTGTGGCGGCAAGATTGGGCAAGACACGCCTGATCGACAATCTTGAATTCAGCCGTTTCGCGAGCTCGCAAAACCTTCAGTGACGGCTGTTACACTTGGCGCACGTTGAACGAAGTCGGAACCATGCAACTCACTGTTTTGAAAGCAAAAATTCATCGAGCGACTGTGACGCACGCGGCGCTTCATTACGAAGGTTCGTGTGCCATTGATGGTCGCTTGTTGGAAATCTCAGGCATCC from Lysobacter sp. HDW10 encodes the following:
- a CDS encoding peroxiredoxin, translating into MLTPGKAVPKKVLNLPLLNQDGEPLKLSDYAGRWLVLYFYPKDSTPGCTTEGLDFNALLPKFAKANATVLGVSRDSVKSHSNFCQKQGFAFDLISDVDGDLCEAFGVWRMKKNYGREYEGIVRSTFLIDPAHTLVHAWDAVKVKGHAEDVLNTLKQLSN
- the dapA gene encoding 4-hydroxy-tetrahydrodipicolinate synthase, encoding MQLRGVTTALATPFAPSGEVDHEAWVRLLQSQSAAGVAAVVVAGSTGEANALSDAEYGALIELAVTHAGGMTVIAGTGLPNTAKTIQMTRLARSHGAQAALVVTPPYVRPTQAGLVAHFRAVADEGGLPVILYNVPGRTGVDLQPETVAQLVGHPNIVGIKEAVDTESRMAALLALKSDRFVVLSGDDPTVARACLAGADGLVSVGSNIAPRSFVYMVEKAMQGDAAARTMNDRLRDVHAFLSVEPNPIPVKALLSKFGYGHGLRLPLTELSAAHTQALADVAKLVESLESDSH
- a CDS encoding glycine cleavage system protein R, translated to MTPSPEAPQLNEFAARQTTHENHLLINAYSTHPLSPLLPVSRRINDSGCNLLDARLATVGRDVSVTLLATGSWDAIAKLEAILGRLEREEEGIRLNWNRTGPKPIQSNLIPYVVEVVAADKPGILYQLADFFDRQNITVENLQSSRYKAMQTGAEMFTAQLTIGVPADMHIAALRDDFLEFSDRLNLDAIMDPMKF
- the panB gene encoding 3-methyl-2-oxobutanoate hydroxymethyltransferase; its protein translation is MKPIQQRDLKAVTVPALIEAKREGRKLAMLTAYDAGFARVMDAAGVDLILIGDSLGMVVQGEGNTLSVTVDDIAYHTGCVARAATRALIISDLPFQADASVERALEASVKFLQSGAGMVKLEGAGHKLEVIQYLSEREIPVCAHLGLTPQSVLRFGGFKIQGRGEAAADKLYREALEVEAAGASLLVLEGVPAPVAARITQGIRIPTIGIGAGAQCDGQVLVLHDMLGLDSGHRRPRFVKDFLAEGGSVAGAIAAYCDAVRSGEFPTEAHTYAS
- the folK gene encoding 2-amino-4-hydroxy-6-hydroxymethyldihydropteridine diphosphokinase, which produces MQDVYVGFGGNLGDVAATFDAALSELLAESDARFISGSFLYRSPPWGGVAQPDYLNAVVHLQSARSAQSLLQLMLSIEKRHGRDRNTEVRWGARTLDLDLLLYGDSEIDEDHLQVPHPRVLARAFVVIPLLDIADSQLRVNGVTLRDAAETHSGAIIEKLPRQIQPESKHEADSTT
- the fdxA gene encoding ferredoxin FdxA, which encodes MPFVVTDNCIKCKYTDCVEVCPVDCFHEGPNFLVIDPDECIDCTLCEPECPAQAIFPEDDVPAGQEHYIKLNAELSRDWPVIAVRKDAPPDAADWDGVKDKLKYLEK
- the panC gene encoding pantoate--beta-alanine ligase; amino-acid sequence: MQTFTELSSLRKGLATWRERGATIAFVPTMGNLHAGHFSLIARARQLADHVVASVFVNPTQFGPNEDFDQYPRTPDEDAAGLAKAGCDALWLPSVDEMYPFGIEATVKVAVPGVTRLLDGAHRPGHFDGVATVVSRLFNQVQPDVAVFGRKDYQQLAVIRYMVTDMAFPVEIVGAPTFRADDGLALSSRNQYLDAAQRAKAPALYATLQTLARDVQDGRDIASAQAAGIAHLRSLGFEPDYLAVHDRTLGSANSNTDELVVLVAARLGKTRLIDNLEFSRFASSQNLQ
- the pcnB gene encoding polynucleotide adenylyltransferase PcnB, whose protein sequence is MNRQVTLIPRDQHPISRKQISTSALRVLYRLHEEGYAAFLVGGAVRDALAGIAPKDFDIATDATPEQVRGLFRNCRLIGRRFRLAHVVFGREIIEVATFRGQSDDGTGDRQVHQDGRVIRDNVYGTIEEDAARRDFTANALYYNIADFSIHDYVGGFEDVRARRLRLIGSPDDRYREDPVRMLRAARLAAKLQFDISPETAEPIPRLASLLTQAAPARLFDECLKLFLSGHAVRSFEGLERMGLLAVLLPDTAKALKSNSNGSLKAMLLRGLAQTDERVARGDSVSPAFLFSLLLWPAWCRTKAQLEANGMHAAEAQQRAADKVTLQQVHLIAIPRRFSMPMQEIWLLQSRFSQRKRVGRLVAHPRFRAAYDFFKLRADTGASHAEDAAFWASQVVETPGEQGETNWDIAVDDAPPRTRKRRRRSGPTS